A stretch of Argiope bruennichi chromosome 10, qqArgBrue1.1, whole genome shotgun sequence DNA encodes these proteins:
- the LOC129989345 gene encoding uncharacterized protein LOC129989345 encodes MFEEILERAVNPSDPTLEDIAIFKVTVTLCQQPELKALIKDCDYHKMIYKKFPYEEQKDWKLVTLKAAEIMSTVCIPEKLRKRVLDSVWQISLEILKWIDYHTKNSYLGIETPDDFCWTPHGKIDHRRTAKTVIKDETIDIKKRYKLACLYCLEDDIRILWGKFRRTTKKAFHNGRDPKLVEQHGLVVYWSYFIQEVPLDHNVFTVHEELTNIFAFRCAALEGNKIATEYFFKKLTFDERKRMIVPCIEYIATGPHTAQQTYIKFSEQDLNDSVYFLFSQLDEEDRTKVFESNALLILKSFLSWPRQRVFMEMVSLTWQYLPEKDFGILLLEILSKDLDGYKDYNYRKLFLEFWDTSPPSYKLFINNETSFGGILLVLLIRYKIPFVVRKKTFRRKVMFINNILKDRTTREKFLADEEKWEFLKFIIQEGIVTRTSMTNFESQFFTSCVEVYSARKKKWDQCFKLIRMILPAEDTGNRESDMDEEEEEEDEDEIEE; translated from the coding sequence ATGTTTGAAGAAATACTTGAAAGGGCTGTAAATCCCTCTGATCCTACCTTGGAAGATATAGCTATTTTTAAAGTTACTGTGACACTGTGCCAACAGCCAGAACTTAAAGCTTTAATCAAAGATTGTGACTATcacaaaatgatttataagaaatttccaTATGAAGAACAGAAAGATTGGAAATTGGTTACACTTAAAGCTGCTGAAATAATGTCAACGGTATGTATtcctgaaaaattaagaaaaagagtTCTTGATTCGGTTTGGCAAATTAGCCTGGAAATCTTAAAATGGATTGATTATCATACAAAAAATTCTTACTTGGGCATTGAAACTCCTGATGATTTTTGCTGGACACCTCATGGCAAGATTGATCACAGAAGAACTGCCAAAACAGTCATAAAAGATGAAACCATAGACATCAAAAAGCGATACAAATTGGCATGCTTGTACTGCCTGGAAGATGATATACGTATTCTCTGGGGAAAATTCCGTAGAACAACAAAGAAAGCTTTCCATAATGGGAGGGATCCCAAACTGGTAGAACAACATGGTTTGGTTGTTTATTGGTCTTATTTTATACAAGAAGTGCCTTTGGATCATAATGTGTTTACAGTACATGAAGAACTCACTAATATCTTTGCATTTCGGTGTGCAGCACTTGAAGGGAATAAAATAGCTACTGaatacttttttaagaaattgacaTTTGATGAAAGGAAGCGTATGATAGTTCCATGCATTGAGTACATAGCCACGGGCCCTCATACAGCTCAACAAACTTACATCAAGTTTTCAGAACAGGATTTGAATGATTCTGTATATTTCTTATTCTCCCAGTTGGATGAAGAAGATCGTACCAAAGTCTTTGAAAGCAATGCATTGCTTATCTTAAAAAGCTTTCTAAGCTGGCCAAGACAAAGGGTTTTCATGGAAATGGTAAGCTTGACATGGCAATATCTTCCGGAAAAGGATTTCGgaattttattacttgaaattCTTTCGAAAGATTTGGATGGATACAAGGATTACAATTATCGGAAGCTTTTTCTAGAATTTTGGGATACAAGTCCTCCatcctataaattatttattaacaatgaaaCAAGTTTTGGAGGGATTTTGCTGGTATTGTTGATAAGATATAAAATCCCCTTTGTAGTAAGAAAGAAGACCTTTCGACGAAAAGTGATGttcataaataatatcttaaaagacAGAACCACTAGGGAAAAATTTCTTGCAGATGAGGAAAAATGGgagtttttgaaattcataatacaAGAAGGAATAGTTACTAGGACTTCAATGACCAATTTTGAGTCCCAATTCTTTACTTCTTGTGTTGAAGTTTATTCGGCTAGGAAAAAGAAGTGGGATCAATGTTTCAAATTAATCCGTATGATTCTACCTGCTGAAGATACAGGAAATCGGGAATCAGATATGGACGAAGAGGAGGAGGAGGAAGATGAGGACGAAATAGAAGAGTAG